Proteins encoded in a region of the Capra hircus breed San Clemente chromosome 3, ASM170441v1, whole genome shotgun sequence genome:
- the LOC102182927 gene encoding SLAM family member 8 isoform X2 yields MQPRSFWKHRVDSGVCCTGVKSSVAPDPGVQDSGVHVPLQGIRGGSVLFHVPKKQEAEPEEVSWGFGPESNYRVFMRVHRGKDTPTWVSLQDKYQQRVHVPNVTSLRIENLIPEDSGQYRARASFIGGIEFNQVFLLTVYDPAPLPHILVKSASFTAGWCNATLECTAPGDTEDLKVTWEIKGLPKELEQRVTSELPSNSWKLTLSLPLSQPNGSLTCVVSNQVGQKTATLDLGEVCVSGSPGNNGAKTLPGIIGAVVIMLLIIVTGLFLWKTYAKKRKMKTERGVEFQDDQRDNDGGVQYAELSQQGSGEVTNKGAGKQHLEEKEPGTVYSEVYKPEREAMKII; encoded by the exons GTGTCTGCTGCACTGGGGTCAAGAGTTCTGTAgcacctgatcctggagttcagGATTCTGGAGTCCATGTTCCCCTGCAGGGGATCCGAGGAGGTTCTGTGCTGTTTCACGTGCCCAAGAAGCAAGAAGCTGAACCAGAGGAGGTCTCGTGGGGCTTTGGCCCTGAGTCAAACTACAGAGTCTTCATGCGAGTCCACCGTGGGAAAGACACCCCAACCTGGGTCAGCCTCCAGGACAAGTACCAGCAGAGGGTCCATGTGCCCAATGTGACGTCCCTGAGGATTGAGAACCTGATCCCAGAGGACAGTGGGCAGTATCGGGCTCGAGCCAGCTTCATTGGAGGAATAGAATTTAACCAGGTTTTCCTCCTCACTGTCTATG ATCCTGCACCCCTTCCTCATATCCTTGTCAAGTCAGCGTCCTTCACAGCAGGCTGGTGCAATGCCACTCTGGAGTGCACAGCCCCAGGGGATACAGAGGACCTGAAGGTGACCTGGGAGATCAAGGGCCTTCCCAAGGAGCTGGAGCAGAGAGTGACATCAGAACTACCCTCCAACTCCTGGAAGCTGACTCTGAGCCTGCCCCTGAGCCAGCCCAATGGCAGCTTGACCTGTGTGGTCAGCAACCAGGTGGGCCAGAAAACTGCCACCTTAGACCTTGGAGAAGTCTGTGTCTCTG GTTCACCTGGAAACAACGGTGCTAAGACCCTGCCAGGCATCATAGGGGCTGTCGTGATTATGCTGTTGATCATCGTAACTGGACTGTTCCTTTGGAAGACCTACGCAAAGAAGAGGAAGATGAAGACTGAAAGAG GTGTAGAATTTCAGGACGATCAGAGGGACAATGATGGTGGCGTCCAGTATGCggagctgagccagcaggggtcTGGAGAGGTCACAAACAAG GGTGCTGGTAAACAACATTTGGAAGAAAAGGAGCCTGGTACTGTCTACAGTGAGGTCTACAAGCCAGAAAGGGAGGCCATGAAGATAATTTAA